One Prunus dulcis chromosome 8, ALMONDv2, whole genome shotgun sequence DNA window includes the following coding sequences:
- the LOC117636582 gene encoding histone acetyltransferase GCN5, whose amino-acid sequence MDTHSSHLAASNRSRSSQSPSPSHSASASATSSIHKRKLASEDHAPPFPPSSFSADTRDGALTSNDDLESISARGGGADSDSDDESDALVDDDEEDFDNDSSMRNFTAARLDNSGASAVARNSKLKTENATVKNESSDGAKDGGGTAGTGAVGPTVAGGSVPGIMVKEDATKIFTENIQTSGAYSAREESLKREEEAGRLKFVCLSNDGIDEHMVWLVGLKNIFARQLPNMPKEYIVRLVMDRSHKSVMVIRRNHVVGGITYRPYVSQRFGEIAFCAITADEQVKGYGTRLMNHLKQYARDVDGLTHFLTYADNNAVGYFIKQGFTKEIHLEKDRWHGYIKDYDGGILMECRIDPKLPYTDLSTMIRRQRQAIDEKIRELSNCHIVYPGIDFQKKEAGVPKKIIKVEDIPGLREAGWTPDQWGHSRFGALSASTDSARKHLTAFMRALLKSMHDHVDAWPFKEPVDARDVPDYYDIIKDPMDLKTMSKRVESEQYYVTFEMFVADAKRMFLNARTYNSPDTIYYKCATRLEAHFQSKVQSGLQPGAKIQQ is encoded by the exons ATGGACACGCACTCCTCGCATCTCGCTGCATCGAACCGTTCGCGGAGCTCTCAGTCCCCGTCGCCATCGCACTCAGCCTCTGCCTCGGCCACCTCGTCCATCCACAAACGCAAGCTCGCGTCCGAGGACCACGCGCCGCCGTTCCCTCCCTCTTCATTCTCCGCGGACACGCGCGACGGCGCTTTGACCTCCAACGATGACCTCGAGAGCATTTCTGCCCGAGGAGGCGGCGCCGATTCCGACTCGGACGATGAGTCCGACGCGCTGGTCGACGACGACGAGGAGGACTTCGACAACGACTCGTCCATGCGCAACTTCACGGCGGCGCGTCTCGATAACAGCGGCGCTTCTGCCGTTGCGCGCAACTCGAAGCTCAAAACGGAGAATGCAACGGTCAAGAATGAGAGTTCAGACGGCGCTAAAGATGGAGGTGGAACAGCCGGGACCGGTGCAGTGGGGCCCACCGTTGCCGGAGGCTCGGTGCCGGGGATCATGGTGAAGGAAGACGCCACTAAGATCTTCACGGAGAATATACAGACCAGTGGGGCTTACAGTGCCAGAGAAGAGAGTTTGAAGAGAGAG GAGGAAGCGGGGAGGCTCAAGTTTGTGTGCCTTTCGAATGATGGTATTGATGAGCATATGGTTTG GTTGGTAGGATTGAAGAACATATTTGCCAGGCAGCTACCTAACATGCCCAAGGAGTACATTGTCCGACTTGTTATGGATAG AAGTCATAAATCGGTTATGGTTATCAGACGTAATCATGTTGTTGGTGGCATAACGTATCGACCATATGTCAG CCAAAGGTTTGGAGAGATAGCTTTTTGTGCAATCACAGCAGATGAACAAGTAAAAGGTTATGGCACAAGACTGATGAATCACTTAAAACAGTATGCACGGGATGTTGATGGGCTAACCCATTTCCTGACATACGCTGACAACAATGCTGTTGGCTATTTTATTAAACAG GGTTTTACAAAAGAGATTCACTTGGAGAAAGACCGATGGCATGG CTATATAAAAGATTACGATGGAGGAATCCTAATGGAATGCAGAATTGACCCAAAGCTACCATACACCGACTTATCAACTATGATTCGTCGTCAGAGGCAG GCGATCGATGAGAAGATAAGAGAGCTCTCAAATTGTCACATTGTTTATCCCGGCATTGATTTTCAAAAG AAAGAAGCTGGTGTTcctaaaaaaatcattaaggtCGAGGACATCCCTGGCTTGA GGGAGGCTGGGTGGACCCCTGATCAATGGGGCCATTCGCGGTTTGGAGCTTTGTCTGCTTCCACAGACAGTGCCAGAAAGCATTTGACTGCATTCATGCGAGCACTTCTAAAG TCTATGCATGACCATGTTGATGCCTGGCCATTCAAGGAACCAGTTGATGCACGTGATGTTCCTGATTATTATGACATCATCAAAGATCCCATGG ATCTGAAGACTATGTCGAAGAGGGTAGAGTCGGAACAGTATTACGTAACGTTTGAGATGTTTGTTGCGGATGCCAAGAGGATGTTTTTAAATGCACGCACTTACAACTCCCCCGATACCATTTACTATAAATGTGCAACCAG GCTGGAAGCCCATTTTCAAAGCAAAGTTCAATCAGGACTCCAACCTGGTGCCAAAATCCAACAGTGA
- the LOC117636583 gene encoding light-inducible protein CPRF2 isoform X1 — MHSVFSVDDVSDTAWALSSPAMNRSASEWAFEQFLDEFSTPAATPRRSVAVADQLTASSVASCSVASQSSTSKREDGDEEVVEIKKPDHHNHHHQPQQQLNHPPPPPLDPTSTVQVHSDQYREFLKNQLDLACAAVALSRASSLKPVDLGNMAAESQSQLSKPSQLAHSQSLDKDAGHGFPVQQNEADTSPLGIPALPAVQKITGLQSKQTTSGSSKEDSDDDDLEGDIEINENMDPSDVKRARRMLSNRESARRSRRRKQAQMSELETQVGQLRVEHSTLLKRLTDVNQKYDNAAVDNRILRADIETLRAKVKMAEDSVKRVTGINPLLLAMSNLPSVSIPSVNPMDGSTNAAVPMQPNSNQLFHPVVPNLATSTLPHQRLDTGFPRDPPISLVRNPQSNVGQPTVSGSNMAEISSIQHTASVDHMQQQPQQQQQLRPGVGPREPLPGWDPQLSHAVPKNKKQS, encoded by the exons ATGCATTCAGTGTTCTCCGTGGACGACGTCTCCGATACGGCTTGGGCGTTGTCGTCTCCGGCGATGAATAGGAGCGCGTCGGAGTGGGCCTTCGAGCAGTTTCTCGACGAGTTCTCGACCCCAGCGGCCACTCCTCGGCGATCAGTTGCCGTCGCCGATCAATTGACCGCTTCGTCGGTCGCTTCTTGTTCTGTTGCGTCTCAGTCGTCAACGTCGAAGCGCGAAGATGGAGATGAAGAGGTAGTTGAGATCAAGAAGCCCgatcatcataatcatcatcatcaacctCAGCAGCAGCTGAATCACCCTCCTCCTCCGCCGTTGGATCCGACGTCAACGGTTCAGGTTCATTCGGATCAGTACCGTGAATTTCTTAAGAACCAGCTCGATCTGGCTTGCGCTGCCGTCGCTCTCTCTCGC GCGTCGTCTTTGAAGCCTGTGGATTTGGGTAACATGGCCGCCGAGAGTCAATCGCAGCTGTCGAAGCCTTCACAATTAGCCCACAGTCAATCGCTAGATAAAG ATGCTGGTCATGGTTTCCCAGTGCAACAAAATGAAGCTGACACTAGCCCACTTGGCATTCCGGCTTTACCTGCTGTTCAGAAAATAACGGGGTTGCAGAGTAAGCAGACAACAAGCGGATCATCGAAAGAGGACTCGGATGATGATGATCTCGAAGGAGACATTGAAATTAATGAGAATATGGATCCTTCTGATGTGAAACGTGCTAGGAG GATGCTGTCAAATCGAGAGTCAGCTAGACGCTCTAGAAGGAGAAAACAAGCACAAATGAGTGAACTTGAGACACAG GTTGGTCAACTGAGGGTTGAACACTCTACATTGTTAAAACGTCTCACAGACGTGAATCAGAAATATGATAATGCGGCTGTTGACAACAGAATATTAAGAGCTGATATTGAGACTTTAAGAGCAAAG GTGAAAATGGCAGAGGACTCCGTTAAGAGAGTGACAGGGATCAACCCGCTACTTCTGGCCATGTCAAATTTACCGAGTGTAAGCATACCATCAGTGAACCCCATGGATGGATCTACAAATGCTGCTGTGCCAATGCAACCGAACTCCAACCAGCTCTTTCATCCGGTAGTTCCTAATTTGGCCACTTCCACTCTACCTCACCAGAGATTGGACACTGGCTTTCCACGAGACCCCCCAATTTCTCTAGTCAGGAACCCACAGAGTAATGTTGGCCAGCCTACCGTCAGCGGAAGCAACATGGCTGAAATCTCTTCAATTCAACACACAGCTAGTGTAGATCATATGCAGCAGCAAccccagcagcagcagcagcttcgGCCAGGAGTGGGTCCACGTGAACCATTGCCGGGTTGGGATCCTCAGCTTTCCCATGCTGTCCCAAAGAACAAGAAACAGAGCTGA
- the LOC117612143 gene encoding tryptophan synthase alpha chain has translation MAASSLKSAAGFLQLKKPQNPLLLRSPSQASTLSLKKFTPMAALTATPAVGLSQTFTKLKEQGKVALIPYITAGDPDLSITAEALKVLDSCGSDIIELGVPYSDPLADGPVIQAATTRSLSKGTNLNSIVSMLKEVIPQLSCPIALFTYYNPILKRGIGEFMSTIRDVGVHGLVVPDVPLEETEILRKEAVKHNIELVLLTTPTTPIDRMRAIAEASEGFLYLVSSIGVTGARASVNERVPALLKEIKEATSKPVAVGFGISKPEQAKQVAGWGADGVIVGSAIVRLLGEAKTPEEGLKELAIFTKSLKSALL, from the exons ATGGCTGCTTCTTCTCTTAAATCTGCAGCTGGTTTTCTGCAACTGAAGAAGCCTCAAAATCCATTGCTTCTGCGCTCTCCATCTCAAGCATCCACACTCTCACTCAAGAAATTTACTCCAATGGCTGCTCTCACCGCCACCCCAGCCGTCGGTCTCTCCCAAACCTTCACAAAGTTGAAGGAGCAAGGCAAG GTTGCATTGATCCCTTACATCACTGCTGGTGATCCCGATCTTTCAATCACGGCAGAAGCATTGAAGGTACTTGATTCTTGTGGTTCGGACATAATCGAATTAGGTGTGCCATATTCTGATCCATTAGCAGATGGTCCAGTTATACAG GCTGCAACCACCCGTTCCTTGTCAAAGGGGACCAATCTGAATTCAATTGTTTCAATGTTGAAGGAG GTGATTCCACAATTGTCTTGCCCAATTGCTCTCTTTACATACTATAACCCAATATTGAAGCGTGGAATTGGAGAATTCATGTCCACCATTAGAGACGTTGGTGTACATG GGCTTGTGGTTCCAGATGTTCCATTGGAAGAGACGGAAATTTTGAGAAAGGAAGCTGTGAAACATAATATTGAATTG GTATTACTAACTACGCCCACTACACCAATTGATCGGATGAGGGCCATTGCTGAAGCTTCAGAAGGATTTTTGTACCTG GTGAGCTCGATCGGAGTTACCGGTGCCCGTGCATCTGTGAATGAACGAGTTCCTGCTCTTTTGAAGGAAATTAAAGAG GCAACGTCAAAGCCTGTAGCAGTTGGTTTTGGCATCTCAAAGCCCGAACAGGCGAAACAG GTAGCAGGATGGGGAGCTGATGGTGTCATTGTTGGCAGTGCAATCGTGAGGCTGTTGGGTGAAGCCAAAACTCCTGAGGAAGGGTTGAAGGAACTAGCAATTTTCACCAAGTCTCTAAAATCTGCACTCCTGTGA
- the LOC117636583 gene encoding light-inducible protein CPRF2 isoform X2, with translation MHSVFSVDDVSDTAWALSSPAMNRSASEWAFEQFLDEFSTPAATPRRSVAVADQLTASSVASCSVASQSSTSKREDGDEEVVEIKKPDHHNHHHQPQQQLNHPPPPPLDPTSTVQVHSDQYREFLKNQLDLACAAVALSRPVDLGNMAAESQSQLSKPSQLAHSQSLDKDAGHGFPVQQNEADTSPLGIPALPAVQKITGLQSKQTTSGSSKEDSDDDDLEGDIEINENMDPSDVKRARRMLSNRESARRSRRRKQAQMSELETQVGQLRVEHSTLLKRLTDVNQKYDNAAVDNRILRADIETLRAKVKMAEDSVKRVTGINPLLLAMSNLPSVSIPSVNPMDGSTNAAVPMQPNSNQLFHPVVPNLATSTLPHQRLDTGFPRDPPISLVRNPQSNVGQPTVSGSNMAEISSIQHTASVDHMQQQPQQQQQLRPGVGPREPLPGWDPQLSHAVPKNKKQS, from the exons ATGCATTCAGTGTTCTCCGTGGACGACGTCTCCGATACGGCTTGGGCGTTGTCGTCTCCGGCGATGAATAGGAGCGCGTCGGAGTGGGCCTTCGAGCAGTTTCTCGACGAGTTCTCGACCCCAGCGGCCACTCCTCGGCGATCAGTTGCCGTCGCCGATCAATTGACCGCTTCGTCGGTCGCTTCTTGTTCTGTTGCGTCTCAGTCGTCAACGTCGAAGCGCGAAGATGGAGATGAAGAGGTAGTTGAGATCAAGAAGCCCgatcatcataatcatcatcatcaacctCAGCAGCAGCTGAATCACCCTCCTCCTCCGCCGTTGGATCCGACGTCAACGGTTCAGGTTCATTCGGATCAGTACCGTGAATTTCTTAAGAACCAGCTCGATCTGGCTTGCGCTGCCGTCGCTCTCTCTCGC CCTGTGGATTTGGGTAACATGGCCGCCGAGAGTCAATCGCAGCTGTCGAAGCCTTCACAATTAGCCCACAGTCAATCGCTAGATAAAG ATGCTGGTCATGGTTTCCCAGTGCAACAAAATGAAGCTGACACTAGCCCACTTGGCATTCCGGCTTTACCTGCTGTTCAGAAAATAACGGGGTTGCAGAGTAAGCAGACAACAAGCGGATCATCGAAAGAGGACTCGGATGATGATGATCTCGAAGGAGACATTGAAATTAATGAGAATATGGATCCTTCTGATGTGAAACGTGCTAGGAG GATGCTGTCAAATCGAGAGTCAGCTAGACGCTCTAGAAGGAGAAAACAAGCACAAATGAGTGAACTTGAGACACAG GTTGGTCAACTGAGGGTTGAACACTCTACATTGTTAAAACGTCTCACAGACGTGAATCAGAAATATGATAATGCGGCTGTTGACAACAGAATATTAAGAGCTGATATTGAGACTTTAAGAGCAAAG GTGAAAATGGCAGAGGACTCCGTTAAGAGAGTGACAGGGATCAACCCGCTACTTCTGGCCATGTCAAATTTACCGAGTGTAAGCATACCATCAGTGAACCCCATGGATGGATCTACAAATGCTGCTGTGCCAATGCAACCGAACTCCAACCAGCTCTTTCATCCGGTAGTTCCTAATTTGGCCACTTCCACTCTACCTCACCAGAGATTGGACACTGGCTTTCCACGAGACCCCCCAATTTCTCTAGTCAGGAACCCACAGAGTAATGTTGGCCAGCCTACCGTCAGCGGAAGCAACATGGCTGAAATCTCTTCAATTCAACACACAGCTAGTGTAGATCATATGCAGCAGCAAccccagcagcagcagcagcttcgGCCAGGAGTGGGTCCACGTGAACCATTGCCGGGTTGGGATCCTCAGCTTTCCCATGCTGTCCCAAAGAACAAGAAACAGAGCTGA